Proteins from one Arthrobacter sp. Soc17.1.1.1 genomic window:
- a CDS encoding DNA gyrase/topoisomerase IV subunit A produces MARRQNSAPPEDFTEKIIDIDVESEMEDSFLEYAYSVIYSRALPDARDGLKPVQRRILYMMTDMGLRPDRGHVKSARVVGEVMGKLHPHGDTAIYDAMVRMAQDFSLRLPLIDGHGNFGSLDDGPAAARYTEARLAAAALTLTNHLDEDVVDFVPNYDNQLTQPEVLPAAFPNLLVNGASGIAVGMATNMPPHNLGEVVAAARHLIANPDASLEDLTRFVPGPDLPSGGRIVGLDGVRDAYATGRGSFKTRAKVTVEQLSARRTGLVVTELPYTVGPEKVIERIKDAVTSKKLQGISDIVDLTDRTHGLRLVIELKNGFNPNAVLAQLYRFTPMEDSFGINNVALVDGQPRTLGLRELLQVYVTHRILVVRRRTSYRLQRKRDRLHLVEGLLVAIVDIDEVIQIIRSSDESSAARERLMSIYDLTEIQANYILELRLRQLTRYSRIELEKEQEQLRLEIAELEAILGSEERLRTLVSDELAELSDQFATPRRTVLLESEAAAPLKGSALPAPAAGKGVKAVLPLEIADDPCWVLLSASGQLARTSDRQALGDGQRIKHDAFRSVLPSTARGEVGAVTSAGRMIRLQVMDMPALPPTAGVPNLAGGVPSSEFITLERGESLVGLAPLSGVVALGTAQGVVKRVQPDYPLNRDDWEVITLKPKDRVVGVATAADADDLVFVTRLAQLLRFPASAVRPQGRTAGGMAGIKLAAGDAVLHFGAVAHGDEQGVVVTVAAPGDALPGTAAGSAKITEFSEYPVKGRATAGVRAHRFLRGEEALSLAWAGHGPARAASANGVARALPTEHGRRDGSGVPLTQQIDAVGPALTGLVESSGPAAPALPGSGAAGSGPADPAGSGTAGSGGPTAGVRLVDGSGPAASRRAKDAGDGQGTLL; encoded by the coding sequence GTGGCCAGGCGCCAGAACTCCGCACCGCCGGAGGATTTCACCGAGAAGATCATCGACATCGATGTCGAATCCGAGATGGAGGACTCCTTCCTCGAGTACGCGTACTCGGTGATCTACTCCCGTGCCCTCCCCGATGCGCGCGACGGCCTGAAACCCGTGCAGCGCCGCATCCTGTACATGATGACGGACATGGGCCTGCGCCCGGACCGCGGCCACGTGAAGTCTGCGCGCGTGGTCGGCGAGGTGATGGGCAAGCTGCACCCCCACGGCGACACCGCCATCTACGACGCCATGGTGCGCATGGCCCAGGACTTCTCCCTGCGCCTGCCCCTCATCGACGGCCACGGCAACTTCGGTTCGCTCGACGACGGTCCCGCGGCCGCCCGGTACACCGAGGCCCGCCTCGCGGCCGCCGCGCTGACCCTCACGAACCACCTCGACGAGGACGTCGTCGACTTCGTGCCGAACTACGACAACCAGCTGACGCAGCCGGAGGTCCTCCCGGCGGCGTTCCCCAACCTGCTCGTCAACGGCGCCAGCGGGATCGCCGTCGGCATGGCCACGAACATGCCGCCCCACAACCTCGGGGAGGTCGTCGCGGCGGCACGCCACCTCATCGCGAACCCGGACGCCTCGCTCGAGGACCTGACGCGCTTCGTGCCCGGTCCGGATCTTCCGAGCGGCGGCAGGATCGTGGGGCTCGACGGCGTGCGTGACGCGTACGCGACGGGCCGCGGGTCCTTCAAGACCCGCGCGAAGGTCACGGTCGAGCAGCTCTCGGCCCGGCGCACGGGCCTCGTGGTCACCGAGCTGCCGTACACCGTGGGCCCGGAGAAGGTGATCGAGCGGATCAAGGACGCCGTCACCTCGAAGAAGCTGCAGGGCATCTCGGACATCGTGGACCTCACGGACCGCACGCACGGGCTCCGCCTGGTGATCGAGCTCAAGAACGGGTTCAACCCGAATGCCGTGCTGGCGCAGCTCTACCGCTTCACGCCGATGGAGGACTCGTTCGGCATCAACAACGTGGCGCTCGTGGACGGCCAGCCGCGTACGCTCGGGCTCCGCGAGCTCCTGCAGGTCTACGTGACCCACCGGATCCTCGTGGTGCGCCGCCGTACCTCCTACCGGCTGCAGCGCAAGCGGGACCGCCTGCACCTGGTCGAGGGCCTGCTCGTGGCGATCGTGGACATCGACGAGGTCATCCAGATCATCCGCTCCTCGGACGAGTCCTCCGCCGCGCGCGAGCGCCTGATGTCCATCTACGACCTCACCGAGATCCAGGCCAACTACATCCTCGAACTGCGCCTCCGGCAGCTCACCCGGTACTCGCGCATCGAGCTGGAGAAGGAACAGGAGCAGCTCCGCCTCGAGATCGCCGAGCTGGAGGCGATCCTCGGCTCCGAGGAGCGCCTGCGCACCCTCGTGTCCGACGAGCTCGCCGAACTGTCCGACCAGTTCGCCACCCCGCGCCGGACCGTCCTGCTCGAGTCCGAGGCGGCCGCCCCGCTGAAGGGATCTGCCCTGCCCGCGCCGGCGGCCGGCAAGGGCGTCAAGGCCGTCCTGCCGCTCGAGATCGCGGACGACCCCTGCTGGGTGCTGCTCTCGGCGTCGGGGCAGCTCGCCCGCACGTCGGACCGCCAGGCCCTCGGCGACGGCCAGCGCATCAAGCACGACGCCTTCCGGTCCGTCCTGCCCTCCACCGCCCGCGGCGAGGTGGGGGCCGTGACCTCGGCCGGGCGCATGATCCGCCTCCAGGTCATGGACATGCCCGCCCTGCCGCCCACCGCCGGGGTGCCCAACCTGGCGGGAGGGGTGCCGTCGTCGGAGTTCATCACGCTCGAGCGCGGCGAGAGCCTCGTGGGGCTGGCGCCGCTGAGCGGCGTCGTGGCCCTCGGGACCGCGCAGGGCGTGGTGAAGCGTGTGCAGCCGGACTACCCGCTGAACCGCGACGACTGGGAGGTCATCACGCTCAAGCCCAAGGACAGGGTGGTGGGCGTGGCGACCGCGGCCGACGCCGACGACCTCGTGTTCGTCACGCGGCTGGCGCAGCTGCTCCGCTTCCCGGCCTCCGCGGTGCGGCCGCAGGGCCGGACGGCCGGCGGCATGGCCGGCATCAAGCTCGCGGCGGGTGACGCCGTGCTGCACTTCGGTGCGGTGGCGCACGGCGACGAGCAGGGCGTGGTGGTGACGGTCGCCGCGCCGGGGGACGCGCTGCCCGGCACGGCCGCAGGGTCCGCGAAGATCACCGAGTTCTCGGAGTACCCCGTCAAGGGCCGGGCCACGGCGGGCGTGCGCGCCCACCGGTTCCTGCGCGGGGAGGAGGCCCTGTCGCTCGCCTGGGCAGGTCACGGACCCGCGCGGGCGGCGTCGGCCAACGGCGTGGCCCGGGCGCTGCCCACGGAGCACGGGCGGCGTGACGGTTCGGGTGTGCCGCTGACGCAGCAGATCGACGCCGTCGGGCCGGCGCTGACAGGGCTCGTCGAGTCCTCCGGTCCGGCCGCACCGGCCCTGCCGGGGTCCGGAGCCGCCGGGTCGGGCCCCGCCGATCCGGCCGGATCCGGTACCGCAGGGTCGGGTGGACCGACGGCGGGTGTCCGGCTCGTGGACGGTTCAGGGCCTGCGGCGTCGAGGCGCGCGAAGGATGCCGGCGACGGTCAGGGCACGCTGCTCTAG
- the cydC gene encoding thiol reductant ABC exporter subunit CydC, which yields MSTTPAAGPAARRGPLAVLAAGGPVGAGPAVYLLGVLAAARAAGLVLMAQALALGIASLAAGAPDVRAVLVQGVLGAALRTLAAWGQDATAARLALGAKEGMREAALLRVLDDGGTTRAATPGGGQGSLAVLLTRGLDGLDKYYTQYLPALITCAVVPLLIGARILLADWVSALIIVLTVPLVPVFMALIGLHTQERTRQAAVALGRLSDHLLELARGLPVLVGLGRAAEQTRALREIAGTYTSRTMTTLRTVFLSSLALELISTISVAVVAVFAGVRLIHGDLGLETALIALILAPECYGPLRDVGAAHHASEDGQEAGARVRAVIDAPAPEGAAVRAASDPDSTSDFTSDSASDFTSDSASDSASDLPSAPSTSSTPSTGHVAPVEAPGVIRVGKLGARYDGVLEPVLEDVSFVVAPGSVLALRGPSGSGKSTLMRVLAGGAALPVGLRSEGRIEGLPEDGIAWVPQHPELLMDTVRAELALYARLPDDAPAIEEQLAAVGAADLADRRTGELSPGELRRVAVARALLRAQDPAVRLLLLDEPTAHVDEEASRAIRGAIAVRRPGLAVVLIAHDDETAALATDEVRLDARRDLVPSRAVSAARSAVGHGPEAGVRSPGSAGAARADTSTVSAAPAAVPAVPRSLSPAAVSPAGSARDHATAVADPDATAPPLRGRTSWSRSALDVLALVRPWDRRFLAAAALGLGASVFAVALTALSGWLIVRAAEQPPILYLLTAIVGVRFFGIGRSLLRYEERLWLHRAVFHRADDTRLRLWTGLLQAGRSWRTIARGSGGIERLVGDIDELRDLSARALLPFVTSVLTGVAALVTTAVLHPAVLGWQALAVGAAVVVAPMVAVARERAAGAAAVQLRADALERVTGLVRAAPDLRVNGAHRAALGVTRRLDSRAAAASRRSAAAAGAATAVIVAASCAASLGILASGGRPADITAVLVLMQLALIEPFVAGASAVQTWGALSAVVRRLRPRLGPPQDGDPAGAGAGSSPAAVRRLELEDAAVGYERGRPVVTGVDLHLGTGRWTGLTGPSGSGKSTLIGALLGFLPLEQGRLLVDGVPHHGGPAPRIAWCPQESHLFTSSIRSNLQLARSPGDPATDDELQRVLGAVGLTEFVAGLEHGLDAQAGPGGSRLSGGQRQRLAVARALLTRSGVVLLDEPTAHLDADGARSLLEDLRRGLPDTAVLLVTHDPDEAALCDRTVTLPGPAPAARSGGDRRV from the coding sequence GTGAGCACCACCCCAGCGGCCGGCCCCGCAGCCCGGCGCGGACCCCTGGCCGTCCTGGCGGCCGGCGGACCGGTCGGCGCGGGCCCGGCCGTGTACCTCCTCGGCGTGCTCGCCGCCGCCCGCGCCGCGGGACTGGTCCTCATGGCCCAGGCGCTCGCACTCGGCATCGCGTCCCTCGCCGCCGGCGCGCCGGATGTCCGTGCTGTCCTCGTGCAGGGGGTGCTCGGGGCAGCGCTGCGCACCCTCGCGGCCTGGGGCCAGGACGCCACCGCCGCCCGCCTGGCCCTCGGCGCCAAGGAGGGGATGCGCGAGGCCGCCCTGCTGCGCGTGCTCGACGACGGCGGCACCACCCGCGCCGCCACCCCCGGCGGCGGCCAGGGCTCCCTCGCGGTGTTGCTGACCCGCGGTCTCGACGGACTCGACAAGTACTACACGCAGTACCTGCCCGCCCTCATCACCTGCGCCGTGGTGCCCCTGCTCATCGGCGCACGGATACTCCTCGCGGACTGGGTCAGCGCCCTCATCATCGTGCTCACGGTGCCGCTGGTGCCCGTCTTCATGGCGCTCATCGGCCTCCACACGCAGGAGCGCACCCGGCAGGCCGCCGTCGCACTGGGCCGCCTGTCCGACCACCTGCTCGAGCTCGCGCGGGGGCTCCCGGTCCTCGTGGGCCTCGGCCGTGCCGCGGAGCAGACGCGCGCCCTCCGCGAGATCGCCGGCACCTACACCTCACGCACCATGACGACGCTCCGGACGGTCTTCCTCTCCTCCCTCGCCCTCGAACTCATCAGCACCATCTCCGTCGCCGTCGTCGCCGTATTCGCGGGGGTCCGCCTCATCCACGGCGACCTCGGGCTCGAGACGGCGCTGATCGCCCTGATCCTCGCGCCCGAGTGCTACGGGCCGCTCCGCGACGTCGGCGCCGCCCACCACGCCAGCGAGGACGGCCAGGAGGCCGGCGCCCGGGTCCGCGCTGTCATCGATGCCCCCGCGCCCGAGGGTGCCGCGGTGCGCGCCGCGTCGGACCCGGACTCCACGTCGGACTTCACGTCGGACTCGGCGTCGGACTTCACGTCGGACTCGGCGTCGGACTCCGCGTCGGACCTCCCGTCTGCGCCTTCGACGTCGTCCACGCCGAGCACCGGGCACGTGGCCCCGGTCGAGGCACCCGGCGTCATCCGGGTCGGGAAGCTCGGCGCCCGGTACGACGGCGTCCTCGAACCGGTGCTGGAGGACGTCTCCTTCGTCGTCGCGCCCGGTTCGGTGCTGGCCCTGCGGGGTCCGAGCGGATCGGGGAAGTCGACGCTCATGCGGGTCCTGGCCGGGGGAGCGGCGCTCCCCGTGGGCCTCCGGTCGGAGGGACGCATCGAAGGCCTGCCCGAGGACGGCATCGCCTGGGTTCCCCAGCACCCCGAGCTCCTGATGGACACGGTGCGCGCCGAACTGGCCCTCTACGCGCGGTTGCCGGACGATGCCCCCGCCATCGAGGAGCAGCTCGCGGCCGTGGGGGCCGCGGATCTGGCGGACCGGCGGACGGGGGAGCTCAGCCCCGGCGAACTGCGGCGCGTCGCCGTCGCCCGTGCCCTCCTCCGGGCACAGGACCCCGCGGTCCGGCTCCTGCTCCTCGACGAGCCGACAGCCCACGTGGACGAGGAGGCCTCCCGTGCCATCCGCGGGGCCATCGCGGTCCGCCGGCCGGGACTGGCGGTCGTCCTGATCGCACACGACGACGAGACGGCCGCCCTGGCGACGGACGAGGTGCGCCTCGACGCCCGGCGCGACCTCGTTCCGAGCCGTGCGGTATCTGCCGCCCGGTCCGCCGTCGGCCACGGCCCCGAGGCCGGTGTCCGGTCGCCGGGCTCCGCCGGTGCTGCCCGGGCCGACACGTCCACCGTGTCCGCGGCGCCCGCCGCCGTCCCTGCCGTGCCCCGATCTCTGTCGCCCGCCGCCGTGTCGCCCGCCGGCAGCGCGCGCGATCACGCAACTGCCGTCGCCGACCCGGACGCGACGGCCCCGCCGCTCCGGGGCAGGACCTCGTGGTCCCGGTCCGCGCTCGACGTGCTCGCACTCGTGCGCCCGTGGGACCGCCGTTTCCTCGCCGCTGCGGCGCTGGGGCTCGGTGCCTCGGTCTTCGCCGTCGCCCTCACCGCACTCAGCGGCTGGCTCATCGTCCGCGCCGCCGAGCAGCCGCCGATCCTCTACCTCCTCACCGCCATCGTCGGTGTCCGGTTCTTCGGTATCGGCCGGTCCCTGCTCCGCTACGAGGAGCGGCTGTGGCTGCACCGCGCGGTGTTCCACCGGGCCGACGACACGCGCCTCCGCCTCTGGACGGGCCTGCTGCAGGCGGGGCGCTCGTGGCGCACGATCGCCCGGGGTTCGGGCGGCATCGAACGGCTCGTGGGGGACATCGACGAGCTACGCGACCTCTCGGCGAGGGCGCTGCTGCCCTTCGTCACCTCGGTGCTCACGGGCGTCGCGGCCCTGGTCACCACGGCCGTGCTGCATCCCGCGGTCCTCGGCTGGCAGGCCCTCGCGGTGGGTGCGGCCGTGGTCGTCGCGCCGATGGTGGCGGTCGCGCGTGAGCGGGCCGCCGGCGCCGCCGCCGTGCAGCTGCGCGCGGACGCCCTCGAACGCGTGACCGGCCTCGTCCGGGCGGCCCCCGATCTCCGCGTGAACGGCGCCCACCGTGCGGCGCTCGGGGTGACGCGGCGCCTGGACAGCAGGGCCGCGGCCGCCTCGCGACGGTCCGCCGCCGCGGCCGGAGCGGCGACGGCGGTGATCGTCGCCGCCAGCTGCGCGGCGTCGCTCGGCATCCTCGCCTCCGGCGGACGGCCGGCAGACATCACGGCGGTGCTGGTGCTGATGCAGCTCGCCCTGATCGAGCCCTTCGTCGCGGGCGCCTCGGCCGTGCAGACCTGGGGTGCGCTCTCCGCCGTCGTGCGACGCCTCCGGCCGAGGCTCGGGCCGCCGCAGGACGGGGACCCTGCCGGAGCCGGCGCAGGGAGCAGCCCCGCCGCGGTCCGACGGCTGGAGCTGGAGGATGCCGCCGTAGGGTACGAGCGCGGCCGGCCGGTGGTGACCGGCGTGGACCTGCACCTCGGAACGGGCCGCTGGACGGGTCTCACCGGACCGTCCGGCAGCGGGAAGTCCACCCTGATCGGTGCCCTGCTGGGGTTCCTGCCGCTCGAGCAGGGCAGGCTGCTCGTCGACGGCGTACCGCACCACGGCGGACCCGCACCGCGGATCGCCTGGTGTCCGCAGGAGAGCCACCTGTTCACCTCGAGCATCCGATCCAACCTGCAGCTCGCGCGGTCACCCGGCGATCCGGCCACGGACGACGAGCTCCAGCGGGTCCTGGGGGCCGTGGGCCTGACGGAGTTCGTGGCCGGCCTCGAGCACGGGCTGGACGCGCAGGCCGGACCGGGCGGCTCGCGCCTGTCCGGCGGGCAGCGGCAGCGGCTCGCCGTGGCCCGCGCCCTGCTGACGCGGTCCGGCGTCGTCCTCCTCGACGAGCCCACCGCGCACCTCGACGCCGACGGCGCCCGCTCGCTGCTGGAGGATCTGCGCCGCGGGCTGCCCGACACCGCGGTGCTCCTGGTGACGCACGACCCCGACGAGGCGGCACTGTGCGACCGGACGGTGACCCTGCCGGGCCCTGCCCCCGCAGCGCGGTCGGGAGGCGACCGGCGCGTGTGA
- the cydB gene encoding cytochrome d ubiquinol oxidase subunit II has translation MTEALPTLWFVLIAVLWSGYLFLEGFDLGVGMLMKLMARNDTQRRVLLNTVGPVWDGNEVWLITAVGATFAAFPSWYASLLSALYLPFLCVLLGLIFRAVAFEWRGKRDSDAWRGRWDWAIAVGSFTAAAGIGAALALTTTGLPLDANGNRVGGAFAWATAPALLGAAAVVLFCLVHAAAFVALKTEGGVRGQAERLFRRLLPVALLPFLGWALIVQLDTGSVITWLAVVLAVAAVLAAHRCSIVGRDGRAFAALGVGMLALVGSIFGAVFPVVLPSTLDAAFDLTVQNASSSPYTLGLMSIVACFGLPLVLAYQAWTYWVFRRRVSEESIPAAHAVAAL, from the coding sequence ATGACCGAGGCACTGCCCACCCTCTGGTTCGTCCTGATCGCCGTGCTCTGGTCCGGCTACCTGTTCCTCGAGGGATTCGACCTCGGGGTCGGCATGCTCATGAAGCTCATGGCCCGCAACGACACGCAGCGGCGCGTGCTGCTCAACACGGTCGGCCCCGTCTGGGACGGCAACGAGGTGTGGCTGATCACCGCCGTCGGGGCGACGTTCGCCGCCTTCCCGTCCTGGTACGCCTCGCTGCTGTCGGCGCTCTACCTGCCCTTCCTCTGCGTGCTGCTCGGCCTGATCTTCCGGGCCGTGGCCTTCGAGTGGCGCGGCAAGCGGGACAGCGACGCGTGGCGCGGCCGCTGGGACTGGGCGATCGCCGTCGGCTCCTTCACCGCCGCGGCCGGGATCGGCGCCGCCCTGGCGCTGACGACGACGGGCCTGCCGCTCGACGCGAACGGCAACCGGGTGGGCGGCGCCTTCGCCTGGGCCACCGCACCGGCCCTCCTCGGGGCCGCCGCCGTCGTCCTGTTCTGCCTCGTCCATGCGGCCGCGTTCGTCGCGCTCAAGACCGAGGGCGGCGTGCGGGGCCAGGCCGAACGCCTGTTCCGCCGGCTCCTGCCCGTCGCGCTGCTCCCGTTCCTGGGCTGGGCCCTGATCGTCCAGCTGGACACGGGGTCGGTGATCACCTGGCTGGCCGTGGTGCTCGCCGTCGCGGCCGTCCTCGCCGCCCACCGCTGCTCGATCGTCGGACGCGACGGGCGGGCCTTCGCGGCGCTGGGCGTCGGGATGCTCGCACTCGTCGGATCGATCTTCGGTGCCGTGTTCCCGGTCGTGCTGCCCTCGACCCTGGATGCGGCGTTCGACCTGACGGTGCAGAACGCCTCGTCATCGCCCTACACGCTCGGGCTGATGAGCATCGTGGCCTGCTTCGGGCTGCCGCTCGTCCTCGCCTACCAGGCCTGGACGTACTGGGTCTTCCGCCGGCGCGTGTCGGAGGAGAGCATCCCCGCGGCGCATGCCGTGGCGGCGCTGTGA
- a CDS encoding GNAT family N-acetyltransferase, protein MSTRDQPGQQPGQQPGSSPAETEAPPLPAALRWRPLNYADIDAWLALIRRIAAVDEPDWVEQRADLEQALRASKNDPRRDTIAGFDDAGVPRAFGRLSMNSGSSLIHGAGGVDPQWRGRGTGRAVLAWQAWRAAGRLRETGRAEGTFRNYVEERNPSHLALLSSSGSTIVRYFTEMTRPLDQPIPELPFPPGLELVSFADGADRDIVELVRLAHNDAFQDHWGSEPRDQESWQFTVTHPEFRPDWSLALVDTATGEVAAYQLASYDPDSRELLGHSEGYTDLLGVRRSWRGRGLAPALLAEAMKRYRAAGMENAGLGVDTENPSGALGLYERMGYVPTQRAIVFDLPLVVPAD, encoded by the coding sequence ATGAGCACCCGCGACCAGCCCGGACAGCAGCCCGGACAGCAACCCGGCAGCAGCCCGGCCGAGACCGAGGCACCGCCACTGCCCGCCGCGCTGCGATGGCGTCCGCTCAACTACGCGGACATCGACGCGTGGCTCGCCCTGATCCGGCGCATCGCGGCCGTCGACGAGCCAGACTGGGTGGAGCAGCGCGCCGACCTCGAGCAGGCGCTCCGCGCCTCGAAGAACGATCCGCGCCGCGACACGATCGCCGGGTTCGACGACGCCGGCGTACCCCGTGCCTTCGGGCGCCTGTCCATGAACTCCGGGTCCTCCCTGATCCACGGGGCGGGCGGCGTCGATCCTCAGTGGCGCGGCCGCGGGACCGGGCGTGCGGTGCTCGCCTGGCAGGCATGGCGCGCCGCCGGACGGCTGCGCGAGACCGGCCGGGCCGAGGGCACGTTCCGCAACTACGTCGAGGAACGCAACCCCTCGCACCTGGCCCTGCTCTCCTCGAGCGGGAGCACGATCGTCCGGTACTTCACGGAGATGACGCGGCCGCTGGACCAGCCGATCCCCGAGCTGCCCTTCCCGCCCGGGCTGGAACTGGTGAGCTTCGCCGACGGCGCCGACCGGGACATCGTCGAGCTGGTCCGCCTCGCGCACAACGACGCCTTCCAGGACCACTGGGGGAGCGAGCCGCGCGACCAGGAGTCGTGGCAGTTCACCGTCACGCACCCCGAGTTCCGCCCAGACTGGAGCCTCGCGCTCGTCGACACGGCCACGGGGGAGGTGGCCGCCTACCAGCTGGCGAGCTACGACCCCGATTCCCGCGAGCTGCTCGGGCACTCCGAGGGCTACACGGACCTGCTCGGTGTCCGGAGGTCCTGGCGTGGCCGCGGCCTGGCGCCGGCGCTCCTCGCCGAGGCGATGAAGCGGTACCGGGCCGCCGGGATGGAGAATGCGGGGCTCGGCGTCGACACCGAGAACCCCTCGGGCGCGCTCGGGCTGTACGAACGCATGGGCTACGTGCCGACGCAGCGCGCGATCGTCTTCGACCTGCCGCTCGTCGTCCCGGCGGACTGA